Proteins encoded within one genomic window of Strongyloides ratti genome assembly S_ratti_ED321, scaffold srae_chrx_scaffold0000005:
- a CDS encoding Astacin-like metalloendopeptidase, with protein sequence MNLILTINFFIIKFLLVQVQNPIKQIPYIPSFGGTQIRWYANRSSKLNLTVINQGLQMISEKSCVQFVQETFSPTSKVAPFIEFMDNTKVFLNNFNFNATDDIMKSPLQLQIEYKCNKNPGCIAKKVLFSMGMAPTIRRNDRDKFITLNKTNIIDKYEKEFEILDKAKLYGTGYDYSSIGHASEYYRCLSAQSIFNTSIQTYLTNVGQEYEPSFTDLKWLFYRFCSDQCTNTLKCQNGGFQNYDGCVYCDCPNGYSGDQCEKIENGTNCDIQTMLTATTQNNSVTFSGAKLCNVLIKTDSGKKIKIVVGTGYLPSAYPCFEKKGLTIKYRKDKGLTGISFCTYVVHEELLSEDETVHIQYKGEKNNKITITYQQVN encoded by the exons atgaatttaattttaacaattaatttttttattattaaatttttattagtgCAG GTACAAAATCCAATCAAACAAATACCTTATATACCATCATTTGGAGGTACACAAATAAGATGGTATGCTAATCGGTCTTCAAAGCTTAATTTAACTGTTATTAATCAAGGTTTACAAATGATTTCAGAAAAATCATGCGTACAGTTTGTACAAGAAACATTTTCTCCTACCTCAAAGGTGGCACCATTCATTGAATTTATGGACAATactaaagtttttttaaataatttcaattttaacGCCACTGATGATATAATGAAAAGTCCTTTACAACTTCAAATTGAATATAAGTGTAATAAAAATCCGGGTTGTATtgcaaaaaaagttttatttagtATGGGTATGGCACCAACAATAAGAAGAAATGATagagataaatttattacattaaaCAAAACGAATATCATAGACAAATATGAAAAAGaatttgaaattttagaTAAAGCTAAATTATATGGCACAGGATACGATTATAGTTCCATTGGACATGCTTCAGAATATTATAGATGTTTGTCTGCTCAATCAATATTCAATACGAGCATTCAAACATATCTTACAAATGTTGGTCAAGAATATGAGCCAAGTTTTACAGATTTAAAGTGGTTGTTTTATCGTTTCTGTTCTGATCAATGTAcaaatacattaaaatgCCAAAATGGTGGATTCCAAAATTACGATGGTTGTGTATATTGTGACTGCCCTAATGGTTATAGTGGTGATCAATgtgaaaaaattgaaaatggAACAAATTGTGATATACAAACTATGTTGACAGCAACAACTCAAAACAATTCGGTGACATTTTCTGGAGCCAAACTTTGTAATGTTCTAATAAAAACAGATagtggaaaaaaaataaaaatagttgtGGGTACAGGATATCTACCATCAGCCTATCCttgttttgaaaaaaaaggatTGACAATAAAATATCGGAAGGATAAAGGTTTAACTGGAATTTCTTTCTGTACATACGTTGTCCATGAAGAGTTACTTTCTGAAGATGAAACAGTACATATTCAATATAAGGGagagaaaaataataaaataacaattaccTATCAACAagttaattga